In Allocoprobacillus halotolerans, a genomic segment contains:
- the dnaK gene encoding molecular chaperone DnaK, with protein sequence MGNKIIGIDLGTTNSCVSVMENGEAKVIANPEGSRTTPSVVAFKNGEIIVGEAAKRQAVTNKETVMSIKRHMGTGYKEQVNGKEYTPQEISAMILQNLKATAEAYLGESVNRAVITVPAYFNDAQRQATKDAGKIAGLEVERIINEPTAAALAFGVDKLDKEQKVLVYDLGGGTFDVSILDLADGMFEVLATAGDNHLGGDDFDQAIMNWVVAEFKKEQGVDLSADKMAMQRVKEAAEKAKKDVSGMMQTQISLPFISAGPAGPLHLELTLTRAKFDELTHDLVMRTEGPVRQALSDAGMSPNDIDQVLLVGGSTRIVAVQDSVKRLLGKEPNKSVNPDEVVSMGAAIQGGVIAGDVKDIVLLDVTPLSLGIETMGGVMTVLIERNTTIPTTKSQIFSTAADNQPAVDINVLQGERTMAKDNKQLGLFKLDGIEPAPRGVPQIEVTFSIDVNGIVNVKAKDMKTQKEQSITIQNSTGLSDEEIDRMVKEAEANKADDEKKRKDIETRNKAEQMINEIDKALAEQGDKIDANQKSQATALRDELKKALDDNDMATLEAKMTELEQVAQQMAAYQYQQSQGANPTGDASNTATNDDDVVDADFTEKN encoded by the coding sequence ATGGGTAATAAAATTATTGGTATTGATTTAGGAACAACAAATTCATGTGTCAGTGTCATGGAAAATGGAGAAGCAAAAGTTATTGCGAACCCTGAAGGTTCAAGAACTACTCCATCTGTTGTTGCCTTTAAAAATGGAGAAATTATTGTTGGTGAAGCTGCAAAACGTCAAGCAGTTACTAACAAAGAAACTGTTATGTCTATTAAAAGACATATGGGTACAGGTTACAAAGAACAGGTGAATGGTAAAGAATATACACCTCAAGAAATTTCAGCAATGATTTTACAAAATTTAAAAGCAACAGCTGAAGCTTATTTAGGTGAATCTGTGAATCGTGCCGTTATTACTGTTCCTGCATATTTCAATGATGCACAACGTCAAGCAACAAAAGATGCAGGTAAAATTGCAGGGTTAGAAGTTGAACGTATTATTAACGAACCAACTGCTGCTGCTTTAGCATTTGGTGTTGATAAATTAGATAAAGAACAAAAAGTATTGGTCTATGACTTAGGTGGAGGAACATTTGACGTTTCTATCCTTGACTTAGCTGATGGTATGTTTGAAGTTTTAGCAACTGCAGGAGATAACCATTTAGGTGGAGATGACTTTGACCAAGCTATTATGAACTGGGTTGTTGCTGAATTCAAAAAAGAACAAGGTGTTGATTTAAGTGCTGATAAAATGGCTATGCAACGTGTTAAAGAAGCAGCTGAAAAAGCGAAAAAAGATGTTTCTGGTATGATGCAAACACAAATTTCATTACCATTTATTTCAGCAGGCCCAGCAGGTCCATTACATCTTGAATTAACATTAACAAGAGCTAAATTTGATGAATTAACACATGATTTAGTTATGCGTACAGAAGGTCCAGTAAGACAAGCATTAAGTGATGCAGGTATGTCACCAAATGACATTGATCAAGTCTTATTGGTTGGTGGTTCTACACGTATTGTTGCAGTTCAAGATTCAGTGAAAAGATTACTTGGAAAAGAACCAAATAAATCTGTAAACCCTGATGAAGTTGTATCTATGGGTGCAGCTATTCAAGGTGGAGTTATTGCTGGAGATGTGAAAGATATTGTCTTATTAGACGTTACACCATTATCATTAGGTATTGAAACAATGGGTGGAGTAATGACAGTCTTAATTGAAAGAAATACAACAATTCCAACAACAAAATCACAAATCTTCTCTACTGCTGCTGATAATCAGCCAGCTGTTGATATCAACGTTTTACAAGGTGAAAGAACAATGGCCAAAGATAATAAACAATTAGGTTTATTTAAATTAGATGGTATTGAACCTGCACCTAGAGGAGTACCTCAAATTGAAGTTACTTTCAGCATTGATGTTAATGGTATTGTTAATGTTAAAGCAAAAGATATGAAGACTCAAAAAGAACAATCTATCACAATTCAAAACTCAACTGGTTTAAGTGATGAAGAAATTGATAGAATGGTCAAAGAAGCTGAAGCAAATAAAGCTGATGATGAAAAGAAACGTAAAGATATTGAAACAAGAAATAAAGCTGAACAAATGATTAATGAAATTGATAAAGCCTTAGCTGAACAAGGAGATAAGATTGATGCTAATCAAAAATCTCAGGCAACAGCTTTAAGAGATGAATTAAAGAAAGCTTTAGATGATAATGATATGGCTACACTTGAAGCAAAAATGACTGAATTAGAACAAGTTGCACAACAAATGGCAGCGTATCAATATCAACAATCACAAGGAGCTAATCCAACAGGTGATGCTTCAAATACAGCAACTAACGATGATGACGTTGTTGATGCAGACTTTACAGAAAAGAATTAA